The Blastopirellula marina genome contains the following window.
CGCAAGGTCATCACTTCACACACCCTGATCCACAAAAAGTAGCCGACTTCATTGCAGAGCACGCCGCGAAGCAGTAATTCGACCAGATCTTTCCGCTGAATTGCGTCTTATTGCTATAACTGGCCGAAAGTTGACGGGCCGTTTTTCAGCAGAGAGAATGCAGTTCTTCCCACCACTCGCTTTTCCCTGGCCGATTGCCCAACGGTCGCCCCCTTCTCCTACCCTAGCTGGAATGACCATGGCACTACCTTGCTTACCGATATCGCGCGGACTTCTGGCACTTCTGTTCGTGGTGCTGACCACCTCTTGGCTTACGGCAGCCACCAAGCCGAACATCGTGCTGGTGATCACCGACGATCAGGGTTATGGCGATTTGGCCTGCTACGGCAACCCAGTCATTAAGACCCCCAACATCGACAAGCTGGCCTCTGAGTCTTCGCAGCTTAGCAATTATCATGTTGCCCCGACCTGCTCGCCGACTCGGGCGGCGCTACAGTCGGGCCACTGGACCGATCGTGCCGGGGCCTGGCATACGATCATGGGTCGTTCGATGCTGCGTGCCGATGAGGCGACGCTCGGCCAGATGTTGAAAGCCAACGGTTACAAGACCGCCATGTTCGGCAAATGGCACCTGGGGGATAACTATCCGTATCGGCCAGAAGATCGCGGTTACGACGAAGTCTATCGGCACGGAGGGGGCGGAGTCGGACAAACGCCAGATGTGTGGGACAACGCTTACTTTGATGGCGCGTATTTCCATAATGGTCAGATCGAATCGGCGGAAGGTTTCTGCACCGATGTTTTCTTCCGCCAGGCGAATCAGTTCATTCGCGATAACGCCGAGTCGGATCAGCCGTTCTTCGCCTACATCGCGACCAATGCACCGCATGGTCCGCTGCATTGTCCCGAGAAATATATGGACATGTACGCAGACCAAAAGCAGGCGATCGCTGCGTTCTTTGGCATGATCACCAACATCGATGACAATGTCGGGCAAACGCGGGCCCTGCTGAAAGAACTGGGGATCGCCGACAACACCATCTTCATCTACACGACCGATAACGGTACCGCGACCGGAAATACAGTTTTCAACGCCGGGATGCGTGGCAAGAAGGGAAGCGAGTACGACGGCGGGCACCGCGTGCCACTGATGTTTTATTGGCCAGACGGTGGTATGAACAAGAAGCACGTCAACGATTGGCTTTCGCACGCCGTCGACATCGCACCGACGCTACTCGATCTGGTTGGCGGCAAGGCTCCGGCTGATTACCAGTTCGATGGCAAGTCAATTCGACCGCTGCTGGAAGCCGACAACCATGGCGAGTGGAACGATCGCTTTCTCGTGACCGATTCGCAGCGAGTCCGTGATCCCATCAAGTGGAAACAAACTGCCGTCATGTCGCAAAAGTGGCGACTAGTAAACGGCAAGGAACTGTACGAGATCCACCAAGATCCTGGTCAGAAAACCAACGTCGCCGACCAACATCCCGAGCAAGTAGCGAAGATGCAGGCTTTCTACGATCAGTGGTGGGCTGAACTCGAACCGACGTTTGCCAAGACAACGGAGATTTACCTGGGACACCCTAAATCAGGTGAAGTTTCGCTGACTGGGCACGATTGGATTCAGAAGGAGATGCCACCTTGGAATCAGGCTCACATCCGAGCGGCCCATGGGCTTAATCCGAAGAAGAACGTCGCCAAGCACACCGGGCACTGGGCCGTGAACGTAATCCGGGATGGGACGTACGCAGTGAGCGTCCGGCGCTGGCCAGCCGAGGCAAACCATCCCATCATCGCCGAGCTTTCCCCAGGGCAAAACGTGCCCGGCGCGTCGCGGGCCTACCGCACAACGCCTGGCCAAGCGATTCCTATCAAGTCGGCCACGCTTCGAATTGACGGAACGGACATCGCAACGAAACCGGTTCATCCCGACGACACCGAGATTGTTTTTACCACGCAGCTACAAAAGGGTTCGCATGAATTGGCGCCGGTCTTCCTGACCGACACCAAGCAGGAAGTGGGCGCTTACTACGCCGTTGTTCGTTACGTCGAAGAGAAGCAAACTAGCAAGTCAGACTCGCAGCCGAACATCATCTTCGTCATGGCTGACGACATGGGCTGGGGACAAACTGGCTATCGCAACCATCCAGTATTAAAAACACCTAACTTGGACAACATGGCCGAACATGGCTTGCGATTTGAACGCTTCTATGCGGGCTGCCCCGTTTGTTCGCCAACGCGGGCCAGCGTCCTGACGGGCCGCTCGCCGGATCGCTGTGGTGTGCTTTCACACGGTTACGCACTCCGTCATCAAGAGAAAACGATTGCCCAAGCGTTAAAGGCCGCTGGCTACGTGACGGGGCATTTCGGTAAGTGGCATCTCAACGGATTGAAGGGTCCCGGTGCCCCAGTTCTCAAAGACGATCCTTACAGCCCAGGCAGATTCGGCTTCGACGAATGGCTTTCCGTAACCAACTTCTACGACCAAAGCCCCTTGATGAGCCGCGAAGGTAAGTTCGAGCAAAAGGAAGGTGACTCGTCCGATGTGGTCGTGGCGGAGGCGATTAAGTTTCTGAATAAGCACAAAGATGGCGACAAACCGATGTTTACCGTCATCTGGTATGGCACGCCGCATAGCCCATTCAAGGCACTCGAAAAAGACAAAGCCTCCTTCGGGAAGCTGAACGAGAAGTCAGCGGAACATTACGGCGAACTGGTTGCCATGGACCGCAGTGTCGGCACCTTGCGAGCAGCCCTTCGCGAAATGGACATCGCCGACGATACGCTGTTGGTTTTCTGTAGCGACAACGGCGGCTTACGGGGCATCCAGCCCGAAACGGTGGGTGGGCTGCGGGGCAACAAAGGAAACGTCTACGAAGGGGGGCTTCGCGTTCCAGCTATTTTCGAGTGGCCTGGGAGAATCGAACCACGGGTCACCAACTATCCCGCGTGCACGATGGACCTCTTCCCGACGGTGGCGGACCTCTTGAGTTTACCGACCGATATCTTCGTGCAGCCAATCGACGGAACCAGTTTGAAGCCATTGCTGGCCGAGGAACTCACTTCCCGCGAGCGGCCGATCCCGTTTCGCTTTCAGAAACAAGCGGCCTGGGTCGACAACGATTACAAACTAGTTCATCCCAATGCGAAGACATTTGAGATGTACAACTTGAAGACCGACCCACACGAAGAGCACGATTTGGCGAAGGAAGAGCCGAAGCGATTTGCTCAAATGAAAAAAGCCTTCCTCGCGTGGAACGATGCGGCAGATGCCAGCTTCGCCGGACAGGACTACCCAGAAGGGAAACTCGCCGAGCCTGATCCGGAACCAGAATTCTGGTTCGCCGACCCCCGTTACGCCCCTTACTTGCCGGCATGGAAGGATCGCTGGGAATTTAAGTCGTACATCGAGCGAGTCCAGAAGAATTGATGCTGCCGCGATGGCCTGACACAAAATGGCCCATTCGGAAGATTGGGGCAGATTTTCTTGCATTGCGAATCATCGCCCCATCCTTCCCTGGATTCACGGAAGATAAATCTACGAATTTCTTGGTTTTGTCGTAGTAAATCGAACCGGGGGTGTACGATCCTTACGTAGAGGCCTCCTCTTGGAGATTCTCTGGCTTGTCCTCGCTCCCTACCCAATCCTTCCTTCCGCATGACTCATGACCTTCCAGTAGATGCGGCATCCGATCGCCGCTACGCCGATTTTCTGGCGTACTTCTCGGCCGACTGCGAGCGGTTGCATGCGTACATCTATTCGCTGCTTCCGCACCATGCTGACGCGGATGATGTGTTCCAGCGGTGCAGCTTGCTGTTGTGGAAGAAGTTCGAGACCTTCGACCACGATCGTGATTTTTTGTCATGGGCATGCGGCGTTGCGTTTTACGAAGTGAAGAATTTCCTGCGAACCGCGCAGCGTGACCGACTCCAGTTCAGTGAGTCCCTGTTGGAACTACTCGCCCAACAGCGAAGCGAAGAAATTTCTGCCCAAACTGATCACCTGGCGGCACTCCGGTTGTGTGTGAAGAAGCTGACCGAGAAGCAGCAACAGTTGGTGTGGAATGCTTACGGAAGTGCTTCAACACTTTCTGACTTGGCCACTGCCTCCGGGCGATCAGCGCAGACCCTTTACAACCAACTGGCAACCATTCGCCGGAAACTGGCCCAGTGCGTGCAATCCCGGCTTGCCGTGGAAGGAGGAGAGCAATGAACGACAACGCCAAACGTCGCCTGGCGGAACTGGCCCACCTGATCGTTCACGATGCGCTCAGCCCGGACGAACATGCGGAACTGGAAGCGATCCTTAAGACAAATTCCGATGCTCGCAGCGAGTACTTTCTGCTGCTCGATCTGGAATACGGCCTGGCCAAGTTAGCTGAGGAACATCAAAGCGAGCCTCCTCCATCCTTCGCGAAGACCAGGCCTGTCACGGCAAGCGCCGAGAAGCCTTCGCTGGCCATCTATGGTCCGCTGATCGCTTTGAGTCTGGCACTTCTGCTAATTGTTCCGTGGGCTATCTGGAATCGCCAAGCACCTTCCGTGGTAAACGACCCTTCCGTAGAAGTTGAGTCACCTGAGGTCGCGGTTCAAGAAGACCCTCAACCAGCGATCGTAGCTCAGCCGGTCATGCAGCTGGCCCAGCTCGCACGCGGCCGCTTCTTCGGCGAAGCACAATCTCCAGCGGCTGGGGACGCATTGCAATTGAATCATGATTACGCTCTGGCAGAAGGAAGCGTTCAGCTTCGCAGCCAAACCGGGGCCGAGATGATCGTTCAAGCTCCGGCTGTGTTCAACGTTCAATCGGCCGAACGCGTTCTGTTAAAGATGGGCACCTGCTCGGTCTATGCCCCTGACGGGGCCGAAGGGTTTCAAGTCTTAACTCCCAAGGCAGTCGTGGTCGATAAAGGGACTCGCTTCTCGATTCATGTGAACGAAACGGGAGAAGCCGATGTCGAAGTGATTGAAGGAGCAGCCGAACTGTTTGCCGTGGACGAGAAAGCCCAGCCGCAGAAAGATGGCCTGATGTTGGCTGCTGGCGAGGGACGGGTGGTGAACTCGTTGGGCGAAATCGCCCCAGGCAATAAGGACCGTTTTGGCCACAACTACCAGGCGTCGCTTCCAGATCGCGTGGTCGATTTCAAAGCCACCGGCCCCGAAGCCGCCGAGCCAGATCAATTGGTGAACCTCACCGTGCAGCGTGGCGGTCAAACGTATGAGTACGATGTTGACCAGCTGATCGGCTTCGAGCTAATCCATTTCCGTTCGGGCCGGAACTCGCAGAATATGACCACACCAAACTCTCTACGTGATCCGGTGGAAGGAGACGGCAGTCGTACGCGGGCCGAACTCCTCGATCACGACCGTTCGCTGGCGACAGGCCTGTTAAACCCAGGCGGAAGCGTGGAACCGTTGACCGCCGATCCGGATATCACCAACGCCGATCTCGAACAACGCACACCTGGCTTCGCGGTCCGTTTTCACCAACCCGTGATCAATGGCCCTGGGCCCGATGTTGTTTATTTCGACTTGCAAGTGGTCGTCCACCCGGAACAGGGCGACCCTTTCCACGTCTCCCCCATGACGTTCGAGACTGGCCTTCATAGCCACTCGATTCGTCAATTCGATATTTCCCTCGCGGATCGTCAGGCACATACCTTGAGTGGTTTCCGTTTGTATGGCTTCGAACAACCAATTCGCAGCGTCGAAGAACTGCTCATAGGCAAACATAACGGCGGGGTCACGCACGCCGCACCCGCCAAGATCATTGCTGTTGGGATCGACCTTTCCGATTTGGGTTATACCGAAGGAGCCGAGGTCGAGGCGTTGTTCTTCCAAGATATGTTGGACGATAACAACGTGATCGATCCGGTCTTCATTGGCGGCCTTCCTCCTACCTCTACTACCTCCTCCTCGCTCGAAAAGTAAATCATGACGACCTACCTTCGAACGATCACATTTGCCGCTGCCTTGACCATTGTCGGGATGATCCCGGCGATCTTGCTGGGTGATGAGAAAGAAGCGGCGAACTACTTTGAAACTAAGGTTCGTCCTCTACTCGCGCAGCATTGCTTTGAGTGTCACGGACCGAAAGAGCAAAAGGCCGACCTGCGTCTCGATCGTCGCCAGCACTTCTTCAAAGGGGGAACCAGCGGACCGATCGTCGAGCCGGGCAAACCGGACGAAAGCGAACTGATCGCTGCGGTAAAGTATGAGAGTTACGAGATGCCGCCGAAAGGGCAGCTCCCGGAAGACCAGATTGCGATTTTGGAAACGTGGGTTGCCAGTGGTGCGTATTGGCCAGAGCATGCCGGCGACGTTCGCGAGGATGATCTATTCACTGCTGAGGACCGTGCCTGGTGGGCGTTTCAACCTGTCACGCGTCCCGAAGTCCCACCCGTCGACGAAACGGCAGTTGCCCATAACCCAATCGATCATTTCATCCTGGCCAAGCTGAATTCGCAGCAGCTAACTGCGGCCCCGCCGGCGGAAGCTCGCGATTTGATTCGGCGACTCTACTTCGACATGCTGGGCGTGCCCCCAACCCCTGAAGAGATTGCCGCTTTTGAGGCGAGCCAAGATGAAAACGCCTACGAGCAGCTGGTCGATCAGGTCTTAGCCGATCCGCGTTACGGCGAGCGATGGGCCACGCATTGGCTCGACTTAGTGCGTTACGCCGATTCCGACGGCTACCGCCAGGATGCCTATCGCCCGAATGCCTGGCGTTATCGCGACTACGTGATTCAAAGCCTGAACGAAGACAAATCGTACAAGCGATTCATGCAAGAACAGTTGGCCGGGGACGAAATCGCTCCGAGTGATCCCGACGCTCTGGTTGCCACACACTTTCTTCGTGGTGGCGTGTACGAATACAACAGCCGCGACGCCGAAGGACAACAAGTACTCATCTCAGACGAACTGACCGACACTGTCGGTGATGTCTTCCTGGGCATGGGGATCGCGTGTGCTCATTGCCACAACCACAAGTACGATCCCATCCTTCGGGACGACTACTATCGTCTACAGGCCTTCTTCAAACCAATGGTCTGGAAAGATGACGTGCCGCTCGTCGATGATTCCGAAGTCAAGAAGTACGAAGCCGAACTGGCGAAGTGGGAAGCGAAGCATCAAGAGCTGCTCGCCAAGATTGAAGCGATTGAAGCCCCGGCCCGCAAAAGCCGCGAACTGAAAGCTGTCACCATGTTCCCCACCGAGGTCCAGGAAATGTACTGGAAGCCGGAGGAGGAGCGAACCACGTACGATAATCAGATTCGCTACCTCGTCTACGATCAGGTGAAGTTTGAATACAGCCGCCTTCAAAACGGCATCCCCAAAGAAGATCGCCAGAAGTGGGAAGACTTGAAGAAAGAACTGCAAGCCTTCTTGAAAACCAAACCAACGCCTTATCCGATGGCAAGCGTTGCCGGCGATGCCGCGGGCAAGATTCCTCCGACGACGATTCCGGACGATCGCAGCAATCGGGAGATCAAGCCAGGCTTTCTCACGATTCTCGACCCGGAGGAAGCATCGATTGACTCTTCCTCCGTTGCGGCAGAAGAGACCAGTGGTCGCCGTGCAGCCTTGGCCAAGTGGCTTTCGCAAGACGACAACCCCCTGACCCCACGAGTGATTGTTAACCGTGTGTGGCAGTATCACTTTGGCACAGGACTTTCGTCGAACGCAAGCGACTTCGGCCGTCTGGGAGATCCCCCGAGCCATCCGCAACTGCTCGACTGGCTGACGAGCGAGTTCATTGATAGTGGTTGGCACTTTAAGCCGCTGCACAAAGCGATTCTGCTGTCCGCCACCTACCGTCAATCGTCGCGGATCGAAGTCCCACAACAGGCTAAGTTGGTCGATCCGAAGAATCGCCTGCTGTGGCGATACCCGGCGCACCGCTTGGAAGCGGAACAGATTCGCGATGCGATGCTGGCCGTCAGCGGAGAACTGGACGACAAGAGCAGCGGTCCTGCTTCTTCCAGCAACAGCGCTTCCCGAAGCGTGTTCACCAAGAAGATGCGAAACTCCCCCGATGCGTTGCTCGATAGTTTCGATGCTCCAAACGGCTTTGCCAGCGTGGCTCGTCGCAATGCGACCACCACCGCCACGCAGTCGCTGTTAATGTTCAATGGCGATTGGACGTTGAAGCGAGCCGAAGCGATGGCCAAACGCTTGAATCGCGAGTATGGCAGCGATTACACCGAGATGGTGCGAGCGAGCTTCCAGGAAAGTTTTGGCCGTGATCCTAGCCAGTCCGAGTTGGATGCTTCGGTTTCCTTCCTCGAAGAGCAAATCGCGTACAACCAAGACCTGGCCAAGGCGAAGCAGCATGACCTGCCTTCGACCGCACTCGTGGATGAACCTCAGATGCAGCGATGGAGCACGGCATTCAACATCAGTGATGCGACGCGGAACGAACTGCTGACACTGCCTGAGACCGAGCCCCTTCCTTCGCATAACTTTACGATCGAGGCGATTGTCTTTCCTCGAAAGTTGTTTCCGGATGCTTCGGTCCGCACAATCGCGGCTCGCTGGAACGGATCGAACTCGACCGCTGGCTGGAACTTCGGCATCACCAGCGAGAAGTCGGCCTATCGCCCACGAAACCTCATCCTGCAATTGATCGGCAAGGACAAGAGTGGCGAGGTGAAGTACGAAGTAGTGGCGTCCAACCTTCGGATTCCGTCCGACAAACCGTACTACGTGGCGGCCGCTGTCGACTTCGATGCTGGGACGGCGACGTTCTATGCTCGGGACATGTCGTACGACGAATCAGAACTTGAAACCGCCGTGGTGAAGCACTCGATCCTGGGGGATTGTGGTGACGATTCGCTTCGATTCACCGTGGGTGGCCGAGACTCCAGTTCGCCGCACAATTGGGATGGACTGATCGACGACGTCCGCCTCACTCGCAGTGCGATTCTCGATCCCGCCAAGATCATGATCAATGATCCCAATAATCTGGTCACCGACGACACGATCGGCATGTGGCGATTTGTGCGTTCCGATCCCGAAGGCCCCCTTTCTGATGTCGAGGACGAACATCCACTGGCCCTTTCGTTACGCTCGAAGAGTGGCGGCCTGAGTCCGGTATTGGTGGCGATCGGCGACTTCTGCCATGTCTTGTTGAACTCCAGCGAATTCCAATTCGTCGACTAACCGCACATCCCCTTCCCTGCAGAGAGATCGATATGAATAACCGACCTCACATCGAAGTTCCCACGTCGCGGCGTGAATTCCTGGCCAAGTCAGGCGGCGGATTCGGAGCACTCGCGTTGGCTGCATTAATGGGCGAAAAGGCCCAAGCCGACACGGCTGCGACCGACGATGTCGATCCTCGCGCGCCCAAGGTCACACACTTCCCGGCGAAAGCGAAGAATGTCATCTTTCTGTTCATGGAAGGTGGTCCCAGCCACATCGACCTGTTCGATCCCAAGCCTCTGTTGAACAAGCTGGCCGGTAAGAAATTGCCGGAAAGCTTCGGCAAAGTTATTCTCGCCATGGGCGAGAACGACGCGCCGCTGATGGAGTGTCCGCGGGTTTGGAAGCAGCATGGCGAGAGTGGCTTGTGGGTCTCGGAATGGTTCAACGAGATCGCGACGTGTGCCGACGACCTATGTGTGATTCGCTCGTGCGTTTCCGATGGTATCAATCATTCGTCAGGTGTCTGCCAGATGAACACCGGCCACGTGATTGGCGGACGTCCTTCGCTCGGTGCGTGGGCGACGTACGGATTAGGGACAGAAAACCAAGATATGCCCGCGTTTGTCGTGCTAACTGATAGCAACCGTCAGGTGGTCAACGGTCCACGAAACTGGGGTAGCGGTTTCATGCCGGCTGCTTACCAGGGAGTTCAGTTTAAACCCGGGGCGGATCCGATTTTGAATTTGAACCCACCAAGTCATATCACTCCCGATCGCCAGAAGGCAAAGCTCGACTTGCTAAGCCAGATCGATCATCGCCACAGCGAAATGCGGAACGACGACTCCGACCTGGAAGCTCGCATCAAGTCGTACGAACTGGCGTTCCGCATGCAATCGGCAGCACCGGAGATCGTCGACCTCAGCACCGAAACCGAGGAGACTAAGCAGCTCTACGGCATCGACCAGAAAGAGACCAACGTCTTCGGCAGCAATTGCTTGATGGCTCGCCGCCTGGTCGAGAACGGTGTCCGCTTCGTTCAACTCTACAGCGGAGCCGGCAGCGGCTGGGATGCCCACAGCAATATCGAAGGCAACCACGGCAAGCTGTGCAAAGCGGTCGACAAACCGATCGCAGGCCTGCTGAAAGATCTTAAACGGCGTGGGCTTTGGGATGACACCTTGGTGATTTGGGGTGGCGAGTTTGGTCGTACCCCGATGTCGGAGCAAGGAAACGGTCGAGATCACAACCCAACGGGGTTCACCATGTGGATGGCCGGTGGAGGTGTCCCAGGAGGCCGTACGATTGGTTCCACAGACGAACTTGGCTTGCGAGCCGTTGAGAACGAGATGCACGTCCACGACCTGCATGCGTCGATTCTACGGATCTTGGGTATCGATCATACGAAGCTGATCTACCGCCATAAGGGTCGCCCCGAACGAATCGACATGAACGAAGGCAAGGCCGAAATGAAGTTGTTGGGCCTCGCCTAAGCGAAGAAGTCTCAAGCAACAAGCCATGGCCGCCGGAAGCTATCTTCCCGCAGGCTACATCATTCGCGGGAGCTCGGCATATTGCTGAATCTGATCCGCTGCGAGGCAATGCGGCCAGAAAATGAGCCAAGACTGCTCCCGGACCTCCGTTTGCTCGGCGTGCTGCGGTAAGTTGGCAGAACAAGGCACTACTTCAATCTGCGACCAGCCCAACTCCTCGGCAGGCAGATCGGCCGCGAGGAATCTTCGTACGGTCGCCGGACACCCTGGCAAGTAACACAGCACTAATAGCTCGCCCAACGTCTCGCGGCGGACCAATGCTGGCAGGTGTCCTTGGAACTCAGTCGAAAGCCCGAAGACAACCCCCTGCCCGGGCAAAGCTTCGCGACGATCGAATTCGTTCCATCGCCGAACCAGCTCTTGTTCGGTTTGGTAAAGCACAACCGTCCAACTTACGGCGCCGAACTGAATATTCACTGGCACAAATGCGGGTTCTGATTTCCTTAGCGAATGATTCCAACTCCAGGTGAGCCCTCGTGAGCGATTTGGCATCGCCCCACGAGCAATTAGATCGAACTGGTGTGGTTCGCCAGACAGGTAGTTTCCAAGTTGCGTGAGGTCGAACAATGGAGAAAAGGGATTGGGAGCAATCATGGGCGCATCCTCGTAGCGTATCGTCAGACAGACTGACCATCGGAGTCTTTTCGCTCTATTTCTATGCAGCGGGGATAAGATACAGATGAGGCAAAGATGAGATCTTCTTCATGTTGGGCGTTTCGCCCTGTTTCGATATCTATTTGAATTGAAAGCTCTGCGAATATAAAGACGAATTTAGATTCAGGACTTTTGTTTACGGATCCCCTTCTAGAATTCAGCATACGCCCCTGCGAATTCCTCACACCTATTAGTGGCCATTTAATCCCCGTAGATCGGTAATCCAACCGTGAGTAACCGAATATTAATTGTTGAAGACGAGCCCCAAATTGCTGACTTTCTTTTTCGAGGTTTGCAAGAGG
Protein-coding sequences here:
- a CDS encoding DUF1501 domain-containing protein yields the protein MNNRPHIEVPTSRREFLAKSGGGFGALALAALMGEKAQADTAATDDVDPRAPKVTHFPAKAKNVIFLFMEGGPSHIDLFDPKPLLNKLAGKKLPESFGKVILAMGENDAPLMECPRVWKQHGESGLWVSEWFNEIATCADDLCVIRSCVSDGINHSSGVCQMNTGHVIGGRPSLGAWATYGLGTENQDMPAFVVLTDSNRQVVNGPRNWGSGFMPAAYQGVQFKPGADPILNLNPPSHITPDRQKAKLDLLSQIDHRHSEMRNDDSDLEARIKSYELAFRMQSAAPEIVDLSTETEETKQLYGIDQKETNVFGSNCLMARRLVENGVRFVQLYSGAGSGWDAHSNIEGNHGKLCKAVDKPIAGLLKDLKRRGLWDDTLVIWGGEFGRTPMSEQGNGRDHNPTGFTMWMAGGGVPGGRTIGSTDELGLRAVENEMHVHDLHASILRILGIDHTKLIYRHKGRPERIDMNEGKAEMKLLGLA
- a CDS encoding sulfatase-like hydrolase/transferase, coding for MALPCLPISRGLLALLFVVLTTSWLTAATKPNIVLVITDDQGYGDLACYGNPVIKTPNIDKLASESSQLSNYHVAPTCSPTRAALQSGHWTDRAGAWHTIMGRSMLRADEATLGQMLKANGYKTAMFGKWHLGDNYPYRPEDRGYDEVYRHGGGGVGQTPDVWDNAYFDGAYFHNGQIESAEGFCTDVFFRQANQFIRDNAESDQPFFAYIATNAPHGPLHCPEKYMDMYADQKQAIAAFFGMITNIDDNVGQTRALLKELGIADNTIFIYTTDNGTATGNTVFNAGMRGKKGSEYDGGHRVPLMFYWPDGGMNKKHVNDWLSHAVDIAPTLLDLVGGKAPADYQFDGKSIRPLLEADNHGEWNDRFLVTDSQRVRDPIKWKQTAVMSQKWRLVNGKELYEIHQDPGQKTNVADQHPEQVAKMQAFYDQWWAELEPTFAKTTEIYLGHPKSGEVSLTGHDWIQKEMPPWNQAHIRAAHGLNPKKNVAKHTGHWAVNVIRDGTYAVSVRRWPAEANHPIIAELSPGQNVPGASRAYRTTPGQAIPIKSATLRIDGTDIATKPVHPDDTEIVFTTQLQKGSHELAPVFLTDTKQEVGAYYAVVRYVEEKQTSKSDSQPNIIFVMADDMGWGQTGYRNHPVLKTPNLDNMAEHGLRFERFYAGCPVCSPTRASVLTGRSPDRCGVLSHGYALRHQEKTIAQALKAAGYVTGHFGKWHLNGLKGPGAPVLKDDPYSPGRFGFDEWLSVTNFYDQSPLMSREGKFEQKEGDSSDVVVAEAIKFLNKHKDGDKPMFTVIWYGTPHSPFKALEKDKASFGKLNEKSAEHYGELVAMDRSVGTLRAALREMDIADDTLLVFCSDNGGLRGIQPETVGGLRGNKGNVYEGGLRVPAIFEWPGRIEPRVTNYPACTMDLFPTVADLLSLPTDIFVQPIDGTSLKPLLAEELTSRERPIPFRFQKQAAWVDNDYKLVHPNAKTFEMYNLKTDPHEEHDLAKEEPKRFAQMKKAFLAWNDAADASFAGQDYPEGKLAEPDPEPEFWFADPRYAPYLPAWKDRWEFKSYIERVQKN
- a CDS encoding sigma-70 family RNA polymerase sigma factor, producing MTHDLPVDAASDRRYADFLAYFSADCERLHAYIYSLLPHHADADDVFQRCSLLLWKKFETFDHDRDFLSWACGVAFYEVKNFLRTAQRDRLQFSESLLELLAQQRSEEISAQTDHLAALRLCVKKLTEKQQQLVWNAYGSASTLSDLATASGRSAQTLYNQLATIRRKLAQCVQSRLAVEGGEQ
- a CDS encoding DUF1553 domain-containing protein is translated as MTTYLRTITFAAALTIVGMIPAILLGDEKEAANYFETKVRPLLAQHCFECHGPKEQKADLRLDRRQHFFKGGTSGPIVEPGKPDESELIAAVKYESYEMPPKGQLPEDQIAILETWVASGAYWPEHAGDVREDDLFTAEDRAWWAFQPVTRPEVPPVDETAVAHNPIDHFILAKLNSQQLTAAPPAEARDLIRRLYFDMLGVPPTPEEIAAFEASQDENAYEQLVDQVLADPRYGERWATHWLDLVRYADSDGYRQDAYRPNAWRYRDYVIQSLNEDKSYKRFMQEQLAGDEIAPSDPDALVATHFLRGGVYEYNSRDAEGQQVLISDELTDTVGDVFLGMGIACAHCHNHKYDPILRDDYYRLQAFFKPMVWKDDVPLVDDSEVKKYEAELAKWEAKHQELLAKIEAIEAPARKSRELKAVTMFPTEVQEMYWKPEEERTTYDNQIRYLVYDQVKFEYSRLQNGIPKEDRQKWEDLKKELQAFLKTKPTPYPMASVAGDAAGKIPPTTIPDDRSNREIKPGFLTILDPEEASIDSSSVAAEETSGRRAALAKWLSQDDNPLTPRVIVNRVWQYHFGTGLSSNASDFGRLGDPPSHPQLLDWLTSEFIDSGWHFKPLHKAILLSATYRQSSRIEVPQQAKLVDPKNRLLWRYPAHRLEAEQIRDAMLAVSGELDDKSSGPASSSNSASRSVFTKKMRNSPDALLDSFDAPNGFASVARRNATTTATQSLLMFNGDWTLKRAEAMAKRLNREYGSDYTEMVRASFQESFGRDPSQSELDASVSFLEEQIAYNQDLAKAKQHDLPSTALVDEPQMQRWSTAFNISDATRNELLTLPETEPLPSHNFTIEAIVFPRKLFPDASVRTIAARWNGSNSTAGWNFGITSEKSAYRPRNLILQLIGKDKSGEVKYEVVASNLRIPSDKPYYVAAAVDFDAGTATFYARDMSYDESELETAVVKHSILGDCGDDSLRFTVGGRDSSSPHNWDGLIDDVRLTRSAILDPAKIMINDPNNLVTDDTIGMWRFVRSDPEGPLSDVEDEHPLALSLRSKSGGLSPVLVAIGDFCHVLLNSSEFQFVD